From the genome of Aspergillus oryzae RIB40 DNA, chromosome 4:
CTAAGTCGAAATGTCGGCGGGGCAGTCTATTGCGTCCGCAAGTAGCCAAGATTCCTTGTGGAACAGTATAAGTTATATTGAGCACCAGGATTGCCGTGTTAATGATCGAGTTGAACGCAGCGGTTGATGCAATGTAGAGGAGACCATAAAGTAGACAGAAACCGGTAGCTAGTGGAGTAGTACGAATAGGGATTTGGTGGACTGGGTCGATGTGGCTCCAgtaggaagagaagggaaggcCAGTCTTGTAATCAGGACGTTGTTAGCTTGCTTCGTGGTTACTCGGTTCCTTGATTAAGGTACTTACATCACGGGAGAATACCCATGCGATTCGACTGCACTGCTTCGAGGTTGGTAATCACAGTAGCCATGACCACAATCCAGGGTACAGCTGTCAAGACACCTTCAATACCTGTGAGCGTGGAGTGATGGAAGGACTGCCAATCAGAAGTAGGTTCAGTATCTGCAAGACAGACGAGGAAGGGCTAACGAAGCCGGCGAATGCGGGGGTATTAATGTTGAGCGACTCCATACTATTCTGCCGTAGATTGACTTTATCAGCTCACTTGCTGGATAGAGAGATGATATACACCCTCGATAGGAGCGACTGGGCACCATATTGGGCAACTATCATAGGACTATGTGGATCTGATAAACCTTCCATCCGGTTGAAAAAAGCAGAAGTATGATAATACCTACTGTAATACTGCCCTTGGCTGGAGCAACTGCATTTGATTCGAGGAAATGCAGGTGCAGGATAAGGGTATTTGTAGCATAATGACGTGACGTGGGTAGTCCTTCAAAGCCCTGAGCGAGAAGTTCAAACATTACATATGATTAAAGGAACGTTACTGGTTCTTGCGTCAGCGCAGCTCAGTAAAGATACTAGTCGTAATATATACTAGTATTCCAAGAAGCTCTGATTGACTATGGCTATATGGCCTGATATATCAAACTTTGTTTTACATGTTGGTCTTATGATTCTATCTGGACCTAATGAGAATCTCGTCATACCACGTATTCTAGGCCCAGCTAAGCATTGGCCATACTCTTCTCAGGGAGTAAGCATTGAATGTATCCTCTTGAACGTTTGTTCATGATCCGGTCGCCATAATAACATTAGCCTACGAGAGGGACAGGGCATGCCAATTGAATTCAGACCAGATAGCAATATACGTAACGTATAGACTCAGAATTGATAGTTCGACTCAGAATACAAGACCAAAGCAGTACACATGATCCAATCTTCATACGTACCCAAACCAATCAAGAATACTAAACGCCATAAATAAGGTCACAGCTTTGCCCTGGTCGCCAAAGCCTCCTCTGCGAGGTTCACAGCAGCCTGAGCGCATCCATAAGATGATTGATATCCGGCACCTCCAGCACCATAGTTGTGCACCACCCAAGTGTCTCCTATACGTTCCTTCTCGATTCTTGCCCCATTCGCCCGCACGGGTCTCAGACCCACACTGTGTCGAATAATATCGAGGTGCTCGATTTCCTTCCCATCCGTAAGTTGAGGACACATCTTCACTGCGCGCTTCATAATGCGCACGGCAAGATTGGGGTCCGCCTGTGAATCCCAATTTCCCAACTGATACGAGCCACCCAGGATCGTACCGCCGCCAGCAGCTCGGGTCATAACATAGCATGCTTCaccatcgccatcgtcaGTTCCAGAGACATCTAGCATCTTACCGGCTTCATTCCGGACTATCACAATTTGTCCACGGGCAGGTACAACGGTTTTATCTTCGACTCCGCCCAACTTGGAAGCCATAAGGCCTGCACAGTTTATCACGAGGTCGACCTTCTGGTCGGGGTGGACCGATGGAGAGGTTGCGTCCAGAATATGGTTGAAAACAGCTCGTTTGAATACAACTCCATTTTTGAGGCACTGGGAAACGAGCCAGGGAAGGTATACCGCGGTATTGATGCAGACTGATGTGAAGACTGTCACAGAGTCAAAGCCAGGGCCATGTCTACTCTTGGGAAGAGTGCAAAACTAATCGCTTTATCGTGAGATAGACAGCTTCCAATCCGTACGTGAAAGTATTACTGACATTAGGAACAACGTCCTTAAACCACGGGCTCGGTGACAAAAGCTCTCCAAACCATTTTGCGGTTGTCGTACCAACGTCTTTCGAGCGGCTGTGTATTtcacattcttcatcattgtTAATGCTGAGTCGCAAACGAATCCTTTCTCATTTACCTTGGAAGTGTATTCCGGCATCAGGGTGATTGCGTGCTAAATCCTCCAGTGCCGCCCATGTGTCCTTATCCCAATCTGCTGCCTTGGTGCCTCGGGTCGACATACTAAGCATGACTATAATGAGATATGCGCAAGgcctttcttgtttcaaCTCTACTCACGGCATATAATTCGCGCCAGCCCACGGTGAAGCATATTCAATGTCGTAGTCTCCGGGCATATGTTTAGCTGCAACAACTACCTTGTACCTTGGAAGCCTCGAGAGGAGAAGAGCCGTCGTGAGACCCGCAACCCCGGCACTGAGATCAAGTATAAGAGTCAGAAATCGCCGTGGCAGCCAGTACGCATCATACTGTTGGAAGGACCCTTACCCAATAACTACCACATTCTTCTGTTCCATTGCGCTGTTCCTTTGATAAGTGATATCAATTAAAATAGCTTGCTTATTGAGGCTTTCGTAAATCAATATATAGTTGTGGCCTTCCAATAAGAACTAACAATTCAGTTTTCTCAAGTCCTTGTCCGATAGGGATAAACGGAGACGAGTATACTAGTATCCAACCCACTCTCCAAACagatttctttctccaaagGCTTTGCCAAGCGGGAAAGAGTTCCATGTCTATTACCAGGCTTGGAAATAATACATAATCGTTCAATCATCGGAAGCAAACTTAGTTTCCTCTTGGGGAAACTTACCGGTTCTGGTCAAAGCGCCACGACTATGATTTCCATAACCTTTATCCTTATTAATGAGAAACCCTACATGCCTTTCTCACATAGATTGTACCCCATATACTTAAAGACGGTACTCTATCTAGGGATCTGGGGAATATTGAAGTcactctttctttctacttcGTCTAGACTGCCACAAAAACCATCAATCTCACAATGATCTCCATGTAAAAGGTCTTCACCCGCTATGCCGCACATCAAGCTGTCCTCGAGGCAAGCAACAACCCTTTCGCTTGTTCCCCGGTTCTACTACTTCTCGTATTGATCATTGCCAACTACTatgatggtgatgaatgGATAGAATGAAACAATCATATGTTGGGAGAATCTCAAACGCTGAAATAAGGATATGGCAATATAGATATGTATAGACTAAATAGTGAATAGGTTTATACCGCGCTTGAAAATAACTtaaatctctatatatttattaagTGTTTCCCTGGACTGCCTCTATCAAGGACAATGTTCTTATTTATATCTTTCCAGATTCTACCTTGTtattatcatcttctccacttcctccaTACATCCCAATGCCTGGAAATTTATAGATATAATAATTAGCAAGCTATTGTCTTCTATAACCTAATCAATACGTACCTCTATATGGAAGAATCTGAGACGTAATAATAGTTCAAACCCCGCTCTCCCGATCTGTAAACAAGAATAAATTTGCTAGTTTTttccaagaagcagatcCCGCTGCTCTATCTGTTGGGCTCTTTCGATagctggatgagaaggacaaCCCCTATCCCTTAGTTAGGTCATTATCACAGGGAGCCAAAGGGCAAGGATTCACAAGAAGCGGCTTTTCTGATGATGTGTATTTATTAAAATACTGAGGTATGTCTGGAATTTAATCGGTAAACATCTCTATATTCAATATGTTAACTTGCTAAGGGATGTGGCTAGGTAGACTAGggtctttcttgtctttgacTATTTCTGGCCTCAGGAGCTAGACTCCTATTTTTGGATCTGTGCTGTTGTTATGGAGTGTTGCAATTATCTCTGTGATAGTATATGTTAGTTGTATGGGTGTATATGTGTACTATACCAGGAGGAAACTTGGTAGACGATATACTGCAATACTTAATAGGTTTCCTGAAACACCCTGCTCCTTCTATGCAGAACCTCTGCTTTCCTATTCCAGATTTGtacggaagaagaggataccGATAAAGGTGATTAGTGACACTCAGTGTATCTTTTAATCTAGTAATAGAGAATACTCGGACCAGACCCACTGACAAGCCCTGTTCAAACTTTATTTGAATAGAATTAAAGAGAAATACAAAACCCAAATCAGGAGCTATACGACCATAACTTCCAGTTTAGTGAAAGAAATCATATATAGCATATCGTCTCATTGCATAGCAGTCTAACACGAGTCTTTCATAACGACATATATCATCAGACCTCCTTCACTACCTTGGAGATGCACCTCGCGACATAG
Proteins encoded in this window:
- a CDS encoding FAD-dependent oxidoreductase (D-aspartate oxidase) translates to MEQKNVVVIGAGVAGLTTALLLSRLPRYKVVVAAKHMPGDYDIEYASPWAGANYMPPCAYLIIVMLSMSTRGTKAADWDKDTWAALEDLARNHPDAGIHFQERIRLRLSINNDEECEIHSRSKDVGTTTAKWFGELLSPSPWFKDVVPNFCTLPKSRHGPGFDSVTVFTSVCINTAVYLPWLVSQCLKNGVVFKRAVFNHILDATSPSVHPDQKVDLVINCAGLMASKLGGVEDKTVVPARGQIVIVRNEAGKMLDVSGTDDGDGEACYVMTRAAGGGTILGGSYQLGNWDSQADPNLAVRIMKRAVKMCPQLTDGKEIEHLDIIRHSVGLRPVRANGARIEKERIGDTWVVHNYGAGGAGYQSSYGCAQAAVNLAEEALATRAKL